Below is a window of Humulus lupulus chromosome 2, drHumLupu1.1, whole genome shotgun sequence DNA.
TACACTTTTGAGCTGAAAAACACCAAGAAAAGAAGAGGGAAAATgtggagaaaagaagagaaacaagaaaagaggaggaggagaagaagcTTTCCACCATTGGGGGCTAGaatctcttcctttttttttttttgatcaagaaagaAAAATTATTGATCAACCAACAGATTACAAACAAAGGCCAAAGCAAAAGCTCCCCCAAAACAAATTACAGATTAGTAACAAAATCTAACAATCGTCTCTCTCTAGTGGACAACTTCCTAGTATTGGAATTAAGAACTCTGGTTTTGATAGAAAAGCGGATCAATTGATCAATTTTGGTAACCGAATAACAGCAATTATCAAAATAACATTTGTTTCTATTAAACTAGATAAAATAGACAGCAACTGCAAGAGTATCGGAAACCACCTGGCCCAGCCAATCACGCCTACAACCAGCCAAGAAATCATGCCAATCATTAGAATTACCAAGCCAAATCGCATCTCCCAACCTGTTAGCAATAGCCTGTCTGATCTTCTCAGAGAAAATGCACTCAAAAAAGAGGTGCAAATCAGATTCATTCATCTGATAGCAAACAGGGCAGCTTAAGGAAGTAATATTCACATGAGAACTATGGAGTAAATCTCTAGTGAGTAAGTGGTTATTGACAGCTTGCCACTGAACAAAATTATGCTTAGGCACTGAAAATTTGCACCAAACTATATGCCCATACTCATTCTTCACACCAGAAACAAAATGAGTATCAGTTTACCCAACCTGAGCTGACCGTGCACTACAGCAACTTCCAAATCTAGTCTAGACACAAAATGACTCAGCTTGATCAATTTTCTCCAATATCCGCTATCATCTTGTTTCAAAGtatagtccctggttggaactccTTTTAAGTATATGGTATTCACCCATTTCACCCATAATTGGTCCTGTTTAAAGGAAATGGCCCAGAGAAACTTTGCAATCATAGTCTTGTTCCAAGCAGGCCTTTCTCTAAACCCAAGCCCTCCATAAGCTTTAGGACGACAGACAAATTCCCAAGAAGCCATGTGAAATTTGATGCGGGTTCCCTTCACACCCCACAAGAAATTCCTACACATATGATCAATATCTCTAACCACATGTTGAGGCAATAGAAAAATATTCATCCAATAGTTTCTAATCCCCAATAAGACAGATTGAATTAACTGAGTTCTACCAGCATAGGACAAGTTTCAACTGGCCCAGGAATTAAGACACAATCTAATCTTCTTGAGAATAACTTCAAAGTCAAATGCTTTACATTTGGTAGGGCTAAGAGGGACACCAAGATACTTCAGTGGAAATGACCCCTCCTGCAGATTGGTACAACTCAACACAAACTCCTTAGTAGCATCGGACTGCCCACCAAAGTAATTACGAGATTTACTATGGTTGATAGAAAGGCCTGATGTCAAGGTAAACTCAGCAAGAGCTTAATGCAAAATCTGCACAGATTGAGGATTAGCCTTGCAAAAAATAAGCAAATATCTGCAAAGCAAAGATTAACAAGATTGAGTGATTTGCACATAGgatgaaatctgaaacctttATCATTGGATGCTTTGATTAACATTCGAGTAAGGTAATCCATCACAATGACAAAGAGCAAAGGAGAAATAGGATCTCCTTGCCTAAGCCCTTTACCTCCCTTAAATTGCCCTTGGATTCTACCATTTAATAGTAACGAGTAGGAGGTGCCTCTCAAGCAAATCATGATCCAACGAATAAATCTACTAGGAAAGCAAAGAGCTTTTAGTAAATTCTCCAAGAAGTCCCAATCAATCAAATCATAAGCTTTGCTAGGGTCAATCTTCATAGCACACCTAGGAGAGCTATTTTTCCTATTGTACCCCTTTATTAAATATTGAAATATTAGAACATTGGAGGCAAGAGTTCTATGCTTTATAAACGCACCTTGATTAGGGTTAATCAAAGAAGGAAGGATTGAAGCAAGCCTACTGCAGAGCATCTTAGAAATGCATTTATAGATGGTAGTACAACAAGCTATTGGTCTAAAGTCAGCAGCATTAGAAGGCTGGTCCACCTTCGGAATCAACACCAAAATAATGTAATTTAAGCTTTGAGGAATAAAACTCGTCTCAAAAAACTCAAGGACAGCCAGTGAAACATCCCTGCCTATTTCTTTCCACATAACCTTGAAAAAACTAGCCCCATACCCATCAGGACCTGGACTTTTAACTGGATGAATGCTAGAGAGGGCCATTTTAACATCATGAAAAGTGAATGGTTTAATTAGATCCAGTTGGGACGCCATATCTAAAACCGGGCCACAAAAGATACTTTGCATATCAATGTGACCATTAGCTCTACCTGAACAACCCAAGAAGCTCTGAAAATGATGAAGGAAATGGTGAGTTACCTGCTCATAATCATCAACAACAGACCCATCAGTTAATATATAAGAAACTATGCGATTAGACATCTTCCTTTTCTTCAAACTGATAAAATAAGTCGTATTGTCATCCCCAAATCGAAGCCAAGTAATCTTACTCTTTTGTCAAAGAAAACTCTCAAAAAATTTCTCATGTCTTCTATACTCCAAATAAGGTTCTCTTTCAGCCGAGACCAAAGAAGCATTGCTAGGATCAGCAAACAAAGCATTCTGAGCCTATTGGAACAGAGATTTACTTTGCTCAAATTGACACCCAACATCCTCCATAATCCTCCAGTTGAATATCTTTAGCACATGTTTGAGCCTAATCAATTTCTGAGCCAGCCTCGACAAACAATCACCCCCAGAATAGATAGACTTAGTCCAGCTACCTAACACAATCTCTCTGAATCGAGGATGAGAATACCACATATTAAAGTGACGAAATGGTTGAATCCCCAAGTTCCTGACTTCAACCTGTTTGATAAGAAAAGTACTATGATCAGATACCACCTCCCAATGGGAAAAAGCCGATGCTAACGGAAACATATCCACCCAAGCCTCATTACAGAAAATTCTATCTAATTTAGAATAAATGCGATTCCCACCATTTTGGTTATTAGACCAAGAAAAATAAGGTCCCATAACCTTCATTTCTTCAACCAAACCGAGAGCCAACCAGTTTTGAGCATCCTCCATTTCCTTCCCCGATATAGGCCTCCCACCCAAACGATCCATGCTATCAAACACTGCATTAAAATTCCCCAAAACTAACCATAGCTAAATAGGAAAATGCACCTGAGCCAGATCATTCCACAAAACTCTCCTAGCTTCTAAATAGTTGGAACCATAGACAATAGTAAGACAGAATTCTTGGTTCCTACTACAAATACTAACTCCACAATGTAACATTTGAGAAGACTCCTGAATAATACCAACATGAGCCAAGTGAGATTTCCAAATTGCTAAAATTCTGCCCTCTAGACAGTCACTACTATAATACCTCCAATCAGAGAAAGTAGAGCTCATAATATCCTTAATTTTATCCCCCTTGATTTTGTTTCAATTAAAGCCCCTATACCAACCTTATTCAATCTACAGACATCTAATACTGACATTTGTTTATTCTTCTTGTTCAAccctctaacattccaactcaGGATGTTGCAAAACACCATTAGGATTAGTGGTACAGACCTGTTCAGGTAGAGTCTTCTGAATCTCTTGCAAAGCACTATAGGAGTTTCTTATTGAATCACAAGCAATCAGAactttagtcttcccattcccaGTTCTTTTCGGAATAGCCCAACCAGTATCACTCGACCCAGAACCAACTAGAGCTTCTGCTTGAGGAGGCTTCTAAATCATTACAGCACTGCTCTGCTTCAAATTAACAACATCCTCAACCTTCAAATTAACAGAATCTCTTTCTTTCTTATATTTTGATTTTGCATTATTTCTCTAAGTTTTGAACTCATATAACAATGATGGATGCTTATGGTTCTTTGTTGATTTTGAGTATGAACTGACTTTTTAAAGCTAggatattgatgaaccctaatttgtaGTGAAACCCcaaattattgattttaaatttatgCTAAGTTGCTTTTGTTCAATTAATCTATTTTTATTGTTAATTCTTGTTTGAGATTGATCAACTTAAGTGAGTTACAAGCTAATTTGAATTCCAGGAGGGTTTAGATTAGTGGATATGCTTAGTTGATGCATGTTGATAACTATGTTATTGATTAGTGGATAATTTAGGGACATTTTATTCACCATGCAAACTTGAAGGATTCATACTTGGTATTATGTCATTGAAATTTAatttagcataggaatatgtgaatttaattcatagaactttaacatgagcatttgaaaaaatggcatgtgcattgaattggaaatcctagttacaagagaCTTTGTTATGAACTTTGCTGTAGCATTAGGGgtaaaactacaaattagggggaATTGGTATTCCTAGCTATTTCCATCAGTCATTTGACAAACAATATTTCACTGATTTAGTTTAAATCGTTTCCCTTTGTTTTTCTAAAGTAATTTTCACTTTCTTAATTAATCACACCAATTTCAATTGTTCGCAACCCAAATTGTTagagttgatttttttttatataatactTAGCTTAAAACAATCCTTTATGAGACAATATCTGGTACTTGCTACTATATTACTTGTGATGATAGTGTACACTTGTACTTAGCTTAATTTTATGGAACAactataaattctcaattaatccctACATCCCAAAATAATCATTAAATAACTACCGATCACCCAATAATTCCAAATACACACTAagttttccaaaataccccttggatCACcagagccgagtatttgaccctattgtgacttttctgccaacccgctcactaggattgcctcgagtcgaatattgcaaatatatccacgtaataatatggtctcaatcacataacacatataatcacattacaAATATGcatttattaacaagaacgggcccacatacatatttaatacacataaaaatgcatatatattcatattactatataaatcatgtatgccacataatgTCACATATGTTCAAtaaattccacatataaatccaattatgccatcctgTCACACTAATCAacgcattaagccttattagcaaatttaggacaTTACAGTTATAGATTCTGACATGCTTACTTTGTCAAAGGAGAACATTTTTGTGGGAAAGTGATATGCTTTTGATgacatgttcaaactttgtacctTTATTGATAACATCAACAATAAAGCTTCTAGTTCTTCTTGTTTTCAAATCTATTAcattgtggcatgttagacttgcacatataggatttagcacaatcaAAGAATAATTAAGCGTTAATTGATTTGTTGTAATAATGCTGACCATGATAAGTGTGAAGTATGTGTAACATATAAAATGgttaagaaacattttcctagtgttgatagAAATTCTTACTtcttatgtttgatacatagtgatttatgtgaactaaagGGCAAGTTAACTTGAGAAGGAagtatatattttattacttccatagatgattgctctaggttcacatctGTTTATTTACTTAAGAACAAAGATGAAATATTTAATGTGTTTGAAGCTAATAaagcagaagttgaaaatcaattggaaaggaaattAAAAgatcttagaagtgataggggtagtgaatatttttcaaatgatttcaacttattttgtgaagagcatggaataatacatgaatgcactgccctatatactccacaacaaaatggtatggcagaaaggaaaaataaaatatttcttaagatgattaatgctatgttataacattcaaaattgagttttaatttttggggtgaagccttgtgttatccaataaattagcatttgtgacgtggcaaataatctcttgacacgtggctgatacttgaagcgtctgctagagtatcgaccaggagacacaccagaagcaagACAAGCCTGTCTTTCCCACGACCAGTCTgatcggtggttccgctggcaaagcaacatttatgggaagatctttgtgaatcccgaatttatctcatgcaatcttctggatatcccattattcaagggataatatctgtaacaatattgtgtaaccctccttgagcctataaatagcaagatatagcttaAGGGATGGGACTTTTGGCTGCTGAATGatagagatatagaatttctcctagtaaacttgtattgttttgtgagaagtgctgaaactcattgaacccaagttctctgatcacatttctgatttcatatcaatataattctaagtggacgtaggtcattaccagatcctggggccgaaccactataaattactgtgttttctttacttttgtcattacattattctctttacgttcgtccatatcattca
It encodes the following:
- the LOC133814991 gene encoding uncharacterized protein LOC133814991, which translates into the protein MSNRIVSYILTDGSVVDDYEQVTHHFLHHFQSFLGCSGRANGHIDMQSIFCGPVLDMASQLDLIKPFTFHDVKMALSSIHPVKSPGPDGYGASFFKVMWKEIGRDVSLAVLEFFETSFIPQSLNYIILVLIPKVDQPSNAADFRPIACCTTIYKCISKMLCSRLASILPSLINPNQGAFIKHRTLASNVLIFQYLIKGYNRKNSSPRCAMKIDPSKAYDLIDWDFLENLLKALCFPSRFIRWIMICLRGTSYSLLLNGRIQGQFKGGKGLRQGDPISPLLFVIVMDYLTRMLIKASNDKGLSINHSKSRNYFGGQSDATKEFVLSCTNLQEGSFPLKYLGVPLSPTKCKAFDFEVILKKIRLNFLWGVKGTRIKFHMASWEFVCRPKAYGGLGFRERPAWNKTMIAKFLWAISFKQDQLWVKWVNTIYLKGVPTRDYTLKQDDSGYWRKLIKLSHFVSRLDLEVAVVHVPKHNFVQWQAVNNHLLTRDLLHSSHVNITSLSCPVCYQMNESDLHLFFECIFSEKIRQAIANRLGDAIWLGNSNDWHDFLAGCRRDWLGQVVSDTLAVAVYFI